The DNA window AAGTGGTAGAGAGCGTGGTGGGGGAACACCTTATGCCGCTCGCCACCAGTTACTGTGATCTCGCTACTCAAAACAACTCGTTCGATGCCCGGCTTGTGCTTCTGCTCCACTGCATCTCTTTGGTTCTGAAACCACTGCCCCTGGATACTGATATCTCCGCCTTCGTGGGCTTCCTGAAGCGCCTTCTCGTGGCAGTGCCACGATCTGATGTTCAACTGGCGGCCGTGCAGGCCAGCCTACGTCTGCAGAGATTCGGATTCAAGTACACTCTGGATGCCCTGAAGGACTACAGACCCAACTATGAGCTCGATCCGTTAACGCGGGCCATGATTCGTTGCTTTGCGGAACGAAGGAGACACTTCCGTCACGTAGCAGCCACTGGGAAGGCGTCGAGAGATTAAAATTCCCTTGTATGAATTGcaactatttatttatgtatgtatttgtatagATTTTGAATTAAACTAAATGCCAACTGCGCTGCGGATCTTTACAAATTTAAACTTACAACTAAAATACAGGAAACGATTGCACTTAGGTTAGGTTGGGGTTAAGTGGGGGACATGGGACATGGATCGCAAGCAAGTGAATGCCGGAAACAAAGGAAAGCGTAATCAAAATGTACAAAAGTGCTTAGCATGGATTTGGACAGAAGTAGCTATAGTTAATTCGTGGACTGTACAATAACATTGATCTAGTATGGGGTATACACACACATCAGCCGCTTCTTCTACTCGAAATGCCTGCAGAATCAGCCGGAACCACCCATCTCATGCGCTAAGGTGAGGTATAAGGTACTTGTGATCTCGGGCCAATCACTCCGACTTCAATTGCGATCTAGAAGCGTCACCGGGCAGGCCTCCCAGTTCCAGTCTCCGCCGTAGAGAGCCATGAGTTCATGCTAGATCAGTTTGTTCAGCTGCAAGTGTTTGTACGGAGTTAGTTAACGATGTAGTATGGAACTCATTTAGTCGTCTTTACCAGAGATCTCCGCTGATGCTCCTTTTCCAAGGCAACTTGGGCCTGCTGCGGCGAGAATTTGAGCACTGCTGATATCACCTTGACAAGCGTCTCGTTGTTGGTGTTCCCAGTTAGGTACTGGAATGGAAGATATGAGTTAGGGTTGTATACTTGGATATTATCTAGTTTGATTCCTTACCTGGAACATGATGTTGCGCAAGTATTCGAATTCCGTGTTAGCCGGAACAGCCTCGCTGTGTTGCATGGATACCTGGCCGAAAACAGGAAGAAATCAGCAATGGAATCAAAGGGTAAACCGCTGTTATAAACTCACTAGAGTTTCATCCAGTTGCCGCGAGAGTTTCGCATTCTGCAGCTTAAGTCGCTCGTTGGACTGTTCGAGTATCAGGAAGTTCTCACATTTTTGCTCCAAGAACAGGTTTCGATTCGTCACGTCCTGCACCTCGTTCATAATCTCTTTGAGTTTAGTCTCCAGTTCAGCCTTCTCGTCAGCAGCGGCCGCCTCCTGGACGTTTTTGGGCGCCATGCTGGCGAGGAGTTGCTGTGCTTGTATGCCGGCTCGCAGAGTTTCCAGCTCGTTGATGCGCTCCGCCATCTGTTGGTTGTTACCCTGCAGCTCCTCGATCTCCTGCTGCATATTGGACTCCGCACCGGCGCTCTTGTGCTTAAGATCCTCCAGTTCCCGCTGCAGTCGCTCATTAAGGCTGCGCAGGCCATCGGAGTCCGAGGAGGCGGACCAGTCTTTAAGACTAGTTACCTCTTGCTTTAGGCTTTCGACTGCAGCCTGCAGACTGGCCTGTTCATCATGGCTCTTTGTTAGTTCGATTTCCTTATCGTGGAGTTGCTGCTGGACTTGAAGAAGATCCTTTTGGACCGCATCACTCTGCTCGGTGACAAAGCTTGCGTGCTCCTTCTGGCGGGTTAACTCTACCGCCTGTTCCTCGATGGCCTTTTTCAGTTCGGACACCTCTGCCGTTGCCGTCGCACTCTGCGTTTCCTTTTCGGACATTTGGACGGCATGCTGCTCGGCCTTTTCCTGCAGAACGTACAATTCACATTGCAGGGATTTCAGTTTATCCTTCAGCTCCGCACTTTCAGCCAACTCCGCCTCCAGTTGCTTGGTGTGCTTATTCAAATACTCGTTCTCGATCAGGATCTCATCGAATTTAGCCAATTTGTCTGAGGCCTCTACCTTCTCCTGCAACTGACGATCCCTTATAGCCATGGTTTCTTGGAGCTCCACCACCTGTCGGTTTTTCTGGGCTATTGACTCCTTCACTTCCTCGCGCTCCTGGCCGTGCTTAATCTTCAACTGTTCCATCTCCTGCTGCAGGGCATCATTGGCTTCGTGAAGACGCTCAATGTCGGAATTGGCGGCGCTCCAGCGAGCTTCCAATGTGGCAATTTGCGTGGTGTAGGACGAATTGGTGGCTTGCAACTTCTCCTGGATGCCCTGTTCTGTCTGCTTATAAGCATCAAGTTGCTCGCGAAGATTGCTGATCGTGGCCTGCAGCTGGGTCTCACTTTCAGTGTTTTGGGCCTCCAATTCTGCGCATCGCTCGGCTTGGTctttcagctgctgctcctgttcccTTTGTCGTTCCCTTAGCTCtagcagttgttgttgctgctcctccaaGTCTCGATCCAAATTGGCCTTAACCCGCTGCAGTTCCTCACTGGCCGACTGCAGGCAGTCCAGAGTATCTTTGGTCAGCAACTTATCCTTTTCGTAAGCATCGCATTTATCCTGCAGCGTCCGATGGTCATGATCCATCAGTTCCTGCGCATTTTGCAGCTTCGAGTGCTCGTCCAGTACCTGTTGCAATTTCACCTGAATCTTGCCGATCTCGTCTTGTTTCGCTTGTAGTTGGGACTCCAAATGATTcgcctgctcctccagcagaCAGTTGCGTTCGGCCAGCTTGGTGTTTTCGCTCTGGATCTCCTCCAGCTTAGCTGAGGTTCTTTCGTCCTGGGCACTGCTGTCCActtgctcctgctgcagtgACTCGATGCGAGATTCCAGTTTGCGCTTTTCCCGTTCCAGTTCGGTGTGTGAGTCCTGCACCTGTTGCATTTGCGCCTGCATGGTGCCAATCTCCTCCAGAATTCCAGTGACACGTGCCTGCAACTCCTCCTTCTCGGTCTCTACCTGGCGGGAGTGACTCAATCGATCTGCCAACTCACTTTGCAGAGCTTCAAGACGAGCGTTTTGCTCGCTTGATTTCGCCTGGTGCTGCTCGTGTTGCTTCTTTACCTTGTTTAACTTGTTGCCGCTGGCTTTTAGTTCCTTTTCTTTGGCCAATAGACTGGCCTGGCTGGTGGCCAAGTCCTGGCTAAGAGCTTCCAACTGCACTTTTAGAGCAGCCACCGTTTCGCTCTCCGAGTTCGCGTGCTGGTCCTGCAGTATTTGAATCTCTCGCTGTAGTTGTTCCAGCTTTAGCCTATGCTGTTCCTCCTGGGAGGCTTTCTCGGAACTTAATGCGGCCACAGACTCGCGCTCCATTTCCAGACTCTTCTCGAGCTCGAGAGCATGTAGCTCCCTTTGCGATTGAATAGCTGCCAATTCTTCTCTTGCCTGACCGAGCTGAGCCTCCCAGTCGTTTTGTTGATGCCGCTGGACAATCTCAAGCAACTGATCATTGTGCAAGCGCAGGTCCTGCAGACTGTGCTCACTTTCGGTTTTAAGCGCATTTAAGCTCTGCTGCAGGGATGCGGCCTGTTCTTCTTTGGCTGAAAGTGCGGCCTGAAGTGCGTTGAGACTGAGTTCTGTGGAAAGAAGTTTGGCTTCGGCTTCGTCCTTAGCTGCACGTAGTTCATTTATCTTCTCCTGGGAATCAGTACTTTGAGCTTCGCGTTGTTCATTAATGTGGCGCAATTTTTCCAGATTTACTTCGTTTTCCTTGGTAAGAGTTTTCAATTTGTCCTCCAACTTAACGACTTTCTCCTCCTGTGCTTTGTAATCATTCCTAACAGAGTGCAAAATGTCTTCCGTGGCCAAAAGCTTCGACTCGGCTTCGTCCTTGGCTGCTTGTAGTTTCTTTTGCTGATCCTGTGCCTTGTTAGTTTGAGAATCGTTACTTTCCTTGTTTTCTCGCAGTTTATCCAAgatattttcgttttcttgttttaatttaccCAACTGCTCTTCCAGATCCTTCAGCTGTTTCTCCTTGTCTGCGTGTTCGCTTCGGAGAGATTCCAAAAGCTGATCCTTCGACAGAAGCTGAGACTCCGCATCTTGAACGGCTGCTTGAAGCTTCTTCAGTTGCTCACTTGAATCGCTTGCCTGgttatttttattctcgttctgttgctgcagttcttttattttcagctCGTTTTCCATTTTGATGGTTTCCAGTTGCGCTTCGAGTGTGGCCACCTGTTGCTCCTTGGTCGCATAGCTTCCTTTCAGCGTGTTTAGCAGGTGCTCTGTAGCCATAAGTTTGGCATCGACTTCCTGCTTTGTAGCCTGGAGCTTTTTAAGCTGCTCCTTGGCTTCGTTGTTGTGGGACTCTCGCTGAGATTCCAACTGCTTGAGTTTCTCCTGAAGCTGACGCACCTCGGTGTCCTTCAGTTCCAGTTCCGTATGGATGGCCTGCTTTGTCTGGGCCAAAAGCAGAAAgttctcctcctcctgcttGCGCAAAGCGTGGTCTCTTTCGGCCAAAAGCTCCTCTTCTCGCTCTTTAAGTAATCTCTGTAAGTCAGACACACTGGACACACTACCATTGGCGGACGGCGGGGACTTTCCGGCCGACTCCTCCAGGTCGATGAGTTGCTCCGTCTCCAATTGGTGGCCGCTTCGCTCCAAAGCCGCCGTTATATTCTCAGGATTTTCACCCAGCAACTGGAGCTTCGTCTGGTAAGCCTGCATTTTGCAACTCATGTCGTCCATCTCAACGCGCAGCGCCTCCTCCAAATGCGCCTTGGCCTGCTGCTCCAGCGTGCACTGCTCCCTAAGCTCGCTGATCCGACGCAGCGCCTTGTCTTGCGTTTCCACCAGCACAGACTGCAAAGCGATATTATCGGAAACATAAGTTACACAGGGCTTATCAATCAGACCGATTAGATAGGCAGATAGATACCCGCGCCTTAGAGCTGTCACGTTCCAGTTCCTTGTACTTTTTGGCCAGATCCGTGTACCGACAGCGGTATTTGTGGTAACGATCAAGAGACTTCTTGTACGCATCGTACAGCTGGTCCTTGGTGATCACATCCAGCCGGGCTGTTGATGCGGAATCGTCGAACTCGCTGCTCGTCTCGTCCAGATCCGATTGCAAATGGTACACCTGAAGAAAAAGaataattatttgaaatttcgGCAGCTTATCGATCACTTACAGCTGGCGCTTCATAGGTGGGCAGGCGGAAGGACACGTCGCTGGCCATGGACGAGTTGGAGAGCTTGCGCGACCTGTTGGTGGAGCCGTTTAGGGATTGGGTCGAGCGGCCGCGCAGCGCGGATGCACTTGTGGCCGGCAGCTTTTGGATGCGATAAGGCGAGTTCTGAGGCGTGTCTGCTCGGTAAAAATATGCGTGGTAGGTGAGATAGGGAACCGCAGGTGACTCATTGAGTACTCACCCTCCTCCGTGATGCTGAAGAAGTTCTCATTGTTGCTGGTGTTAGTTTCCGAATTGGGTGTTGTGCTCGACGATGAGCTCACGGCGGCCTGGGAAAAAAGGGCAAGGAAGAATCATGAGCAGCTGGTCACTTCACTTGTGCAGCCAGAAATGGGTTACAATCGCACTATTGGCGACCCCGTTCCCAGTTCACCCATACACATGCAATTCCGTGTCTGTGTGCGTATGTTTTcctcaatttgcatttttcatcgGCAACCCGCCCCGCCCCCGCACCCAAAAATACCTGTGCAGCATTCGCAAATTGCTGGAACTTCGATGGCGACGCCTTCACCTCCTCAATCAGCTTGTTCTTCAGgttggcaaacatttcgaGGGCCTGCTGCGCTCTTTTTCAACTGGCTGCGCTACCTGGTTTAAGCactatttaatttgtaattaaaaaacatcTAAATAAATACGTGTCTGCAGATGTTCATTCAACGGTCACACTGCCGATACACTCGGAAATTATCGATGACAAACGGAGGTTCTACTAGAGACGAACGCACTTGCGGTCATCAAGTTTATAAGCGTGAcgaaaattgttgaaaaataaacttatggcatttttgtatttaatttataaaaagtagCAATTTATAATACCTaatatgtaaacaaatatgcTTTACAAAATATTCCGTGTTATTTTCCACTATCTTGAACTGCCCTTCGCTTTTCAAGATATTTCCAACAGGTGGCGTACGTGCTCTTTTAACATCATCTAAAAGTCGCCCTTTGAGTTCTTATAATATCATCTGTAGAAAGTCCGTAGGTGTGTGGATTCAAGTTTTTCTAACAATACTATTATAATGAACTGTTTACACGCTAAAAACTGAATGAAAGCTGGTCAGGTTTGCTAATTAGGCAatgattttgcattttaagtaGCTCGTGCTTGGGGAATCCACATGTTGTGGGGAGAATAGCTTACTTAAGGTTGTTTTTATACAACAATTATGCAGCATATGTTTAATGTTTGCTTCTAATGTCTAAAAAAGACATTTCTTAAAAAGAATCTGTAAGaagtttaagttttattttaatgcgcAATAAATAGTTCTTATAAGGGTATTTTCTTGTAAGTTCTATCACCAAATCTTCCATAAGTGAAACACAGTcttctttaaaaatgttattattaataagTGTTCTTTCCTtataagttaatttattttcagtcGATAATAAAGAAAGACGATAAGGTTCTGGTTATAACCGAAGAGCTATTAAAAAGTCAATTATATAGAAATACATCACAGAATTTTATGCCTTCGGTTCTGTAACGAAGCGCCCATTTGGGATACACATTTATAAACTTTAGTAACTTGTTTCTAGCACGAGCTAAAATCTTACGACACATAAACACAGTCGTATTATTAAAGCATTCAAAATGAAGATGGTTTATTTACGCACTTTTCAAATACACATATCATTTTTAAAGTTAGTGGGTAGTAAGCACTTGGGAACATACAAAAGAGAGTGAAATGCATTTTAGTAAATGTCTCGAGTTCATCCATCTGTGCGGATCACCGCTCATTTGTTCAGGTTGTTGAGGAACTCCTTGTGGCGCTGGATGGCCTCCTCGTGCTCCTTGATCTGCTGGTGGTGGAACTCAGCCTGGTGGATCTGGTCGTTCTTAAGGCGATCAAGCTGCTCCCTTTGCTGCAACAAAGCAAATAGAGATGAATTCCCGATTAGCCGGTGCGAAATACAATTAGTGGTTCTAAGTCGTAAAAAGCTAATTACTGGTTAGCTAAGCCCGCCCACTCTTGGAGCTTCCCATCAATAATGTACTGTCATCATTAGCTGCCAGCCATATAAGAGGCTTACTCCAAGAGCCAATATTTGGTTAACAATTTTCAGCACGAACACGTCATACGAGCCGCCGACAAAAAGTTCGGATATCGCCTGGGTGACCAAGACAAACAGTCGGTGGAAGTCTGTAAAGAGTGCGAAAAAGACCGGGGGAAAACCACCTGCCAATGAACCTGAATCAGCATCGATACCCCAGCATTGACAGCCGTTCTGCCTGCTCGTCTTCAGGCCACCAAGCCTGTTTTCAGTTGATAGTTGGCTAGCGAAGTGAGACGTCGAAGAAAGTGTCGTCAGATCGGGGTCacctttttaaattataacgCGTTGTTAGGCCGCATCTGGCCAAATATCAACAGACCCTTGCTCTTAATTGGTCGTCAACAAGCAGACAAAGCCAGGCCGCGCTCCACTCTCTTCGATCTCCGCCAGCTACCGTGCCTCTCTGCCACTTATCAACGCCTCAGGAACCAACTCGCTTGATAAGCGGCTGCCCTTAGTTCGAGGAGAACATTTACCATCCAACTCTGCTGCGGAATGGTGCCCCTTCGGATTCTACTTATCGCCTTCTCGCTGGCGCTGGCCCAGGGCTATGGCGCCGGTGCCATTGGACAGCGTCCCGTGCGCACTGTGGAAACGCTGACGCAGTGGGGCCAGCTGGAGTTCGGATTTCCCACGGCCCAGGATCGGGAGAACGCGCAGGCGGCGGGTAATCTGGTGCCCGAAAACGGCACTCCCATCGATGTGCAGCCACAGTATATGGCCAATGGCCAGATCAGGCTGTTCACCACCATTCCACGCTTCGTCACGGGCATTCCTTACACATTGGCCACCGTTTCCTCGACGCAGGGCAGGAATGGCCCTCTGCTGCAGCCGTATCCCAACTACTCCTGGCACAATGCCAACGGCGAGGACTGCGATCAGATAACTTCCGCCTTCAGAGTGGCTGTAAGTGAAATTGCCAGACAGCTGGGCTTTTCCAACATTGAATCTCTTCCAGATCACCGAGTGCAACCAGATGTGGGTGATCGATTCGGGTGTAATTGGAACCACTCAGCGATGTCCtccgcagctgctgcagtttgACCTGGCCACCGATCGTCTGCTGCATCGCTACCGCTTTGCGAACGACACATACATCCCCAGTGGATCCCTCTTCATCACACCAAATGTGCTCGTCCAGGATCCTGCGCCGCGGGGAACTTGCAGTCGCACCATGATCTATGTGGCCGATGTGAGCTATCATGGCTTGGTGGTTTACGACCACCAGGCGCAGACATCCTGGCGGGCGGAGAACCGCTTCATGTATCCCGATCCGGATTACGGCAAGCACACCATAGCGGGCGAGAGCTTCTACCTGATGGACGGCATGTTTGCGCTGAACAATGACAAGCGAAATCTGTACTTCCATCCGCTGGCCAGTGCAAGTGAGTTCTCCGTGCCCTTAAGTGCTTTGAACCGGCAGGAGAACTGGGCCAATGGGCCGGAGGCTCTGCCAGAGGAATTCAAGCTGCTGGGCAGGCGGCGGAGCGAGTGCGCCGCATCCGCCATCGATAGCAGGAACAACGTCTACTGCGTCACCTTCAATCCTGTCAAGCTCTTTGTGTGGAACGTAAACATGCAGTATAGTTCGCGAAACTTTGGTAATCTGCCGGCTAAGTCCGATGAGCTTCAGTTCGTCAGCGGCATGAAGGTGGTTCGAAACCGCGACGGGCAGGAGGAACTCTGGATGCTCTCCAATCGCTACCAGGTTTGTGGTTGACTAGGCTTTAGTGTGCCACTTAAACTGATGATTGTTCCTCTAGAAAATCGCCGCAGGTACGCTAAACTCCAAGGAGGTCAACTTCCGCATTCTGCGTCGCAAGTTGGATGATGTCCAGGGCGGCGTCTTCTTCTCCAACGACGAAGATCTAACCAATCGCCTGGTGTTTAGCTAGTGATTTCGTAAATCCACTAAATTgatgtatgtaaatattatttttgttgtgcaGTTTACTGGGGGATCGTCGCAAATTCCGCGTAAGTGCTAATAACAGCCTATCTTGAATTGT is part of the Drosophila yakuba strain Tai18E2 chromosome 2R, Prin_Dyak_Tai18E2_2.1, whole genome shotgun sequence genome and encodes:
- the LOC6531815 gene encoding golgin subfamily A member 4 yields the protein MFANLKNKLIEEVKASPSKFQQFANAAQAAVSSSSSTTPNSETNTSNNENFFSITEEDTPQNSPYRIQKLPATSASALRGRSTQSLNGSTNRSRKLSNSSMASDVSFRLPTYEAPAVYHLQSDLDETSSEFDDSASTARLDVITKDQLYDAYKKSLDRYHKYRCRYTDLAKKYKELERDSSKARSVLVETQDKALRRISELREQCTLEQQAKAHLEEALRVEMDDMSCKMQAYQTKLQLLGENPENITAALERSGHQLETEQLIDLEESAGKSPPSANGSVSSVSDLQRLLKEREEELLAERDHALRKQEEENFLLLAQTKQAIHTELELKDTEVRQLQEKLKQLESQRESHNNEAKEQLKKLQATKQEVDAKLMATEHLLNTLKGSYATKEQQVATLEAQLETIKMENELKIKELQQQNENKNNQASDSSEQLKKLQAAVQDAESQLLSKDQLLESLRSEHADKEKQLKDLEEQLGKLKQENENILDKLRENKESNDSQTNKAQDQQKKLQAAKDEAESKLLATEDILHSVRNDYKAQEEKVVKLEDKLKTLTKENEVNLEKLRHINEQREAQSTDSQEKINELRAAKDEAEAKLLSTELSLNALQAALSAKEEQAASLQQSLNALKTESEHSLQDLRLHNDQLLEIVQRHQQNDWEAQLGQAREELAAIQSQRELHALELEKSLEMERESVAALSSEKASQEEQHRLKLEQLQREIQILQDQHANSESETVAALKVQLEALSQDLATSQASLLAKEKELKASGNKLNKVKKQHEQHQAKSSEQNARLEALQSELADRLSHSRQVETEKEELQARVTGILEEIGTMQAQMQQVQDSHTELEREKRKLESRIESLQQEQVDSSAQDERTSAKLEEIQSENTKLAERNCLLEEQANHLESQLQAKQDEIGKIQVKLQQVLDEHSKLQNAQELMDHDHRTLQDKCDAYEKDKLLTKDTLDCLQSASEELQRVKANLDRDLEEQQQQLLELRERQREQEQQLKDQAERCAELEAQNTESETQLQATISNLREQLDAYKQTEQGIQEKLQATNSSYTTQIATLEARWSAANSDIERLHEANDALQQEMEQLKIKHGQEREEVKESIAQKNRQVVELQETMAIRDRQLQEKVEASDKLAKFDEILIENEYLNKHTKQLEAELAESAELKDKLKSLQCELYVLQEKAEQHAVQMSEKETQSATATAEVSELKKAIEEQAVELTRQKEHASFVTEQSDAVQKDLLQVQQQLHDKEIELTKSHDEQASLQAAVESLKQEVTSLKDWSASSDSDGLRSLNERLQRELEDLKHKSAGAESNMQQEIEELQGNNQQMAERINELETLRAGIQAQQLLASMAPKNVQEAAAADEKAELETKLKEIMNEVQDVTNRNLFLEQKCENFLILEQSNERLKLQNAKLSRQLDETLVSMQHSEAVPANTEFEYLRNIMFQYLTGNTNNETLVKVISAVLKFSPQQAQVALEKEHQRRSLLNKLI
- the LOC6531817 gene encoding protein yellow translates to MVPLRILLIAFSLALAQGYGAGAIGQRPVRTVETLTQWGQLEFGFPTAQDRENAQAAGNLVPENGTPIDVQPQYMANGQIRLFTTIPRFVTGIPYTLATVSSTQGRNGPLLQPYPNYSWHNANGEDCDQITSAFRVAITECNQMWVIDSGVIGTTQRCPPQLLQFDLATDRLLHRYRFANDTYIPSGSLFITPNVLVQDPAPRGTCSRTMIYVADVSYHGLVVYDHQAQTSWRAENRFMYPDPDYGKHTIAGESFYLMDGMFALNNDKRNLYFHPLASASEFSVPLSALNRQENWANGPEALPEEFKLLGRRRSECAASAIDSRNNVYCVTFNPVKLFVWNVNMQYSSRNFGNLPAKSDELQFVSGMKVVRNRDGQEELWMLSNRYQKIAAGTLNSKEVNFRILRRKLDDVQGGVFFSNDEDLTNRLVFS